From the genome of Nicotiana tabacum cultivar K326 chromosome 2, ASM71507v2, whole genome shotgun sequence:
TAAAATTTCTCtaaaaagaagaatataatgcTCGGAATGTGGTATCTTTTGATAATTTTCCCAAATTAAAAAATTATCAAACACGGTGGAGCGGGTGGGTTTACACGGGGCGGGGCGGACCGGTTAAAAACAGCAAATCTTGCTTTGCTGCCCCGCCGGAAGGTTTTTGGTGACAAGACCTGGAGATATCAGAAGTGAGAATCAAAATCTATTGATTGGTAGAAGGCTAAGAGCATTTACCTTACACAagatttttctaaatctttttggtgtttttgTATTTAAGGTAAGTAACTAACTAATAGTAGTATGCAAAGAATAAGACAGATATCCTGTCTTGGCGACAATTTCGAGTACTAAAGATTGAcaattttattttcatgtttGCTGAAACAAGAGACATAACCAAAGTAAAAATAATTGCATGAGTTTACCCCATTCGGTGTAAACATTTTCCTCCGGAAAACATTTTCATCAATTTAAAGCAACTATAACTGAAAATATTTCATcagcctaagaaaaagttaacATCATACAGAAAACACCCTAAATCATCAGTTATATTTTCACCTTAAaccaaattaatgcacaattaacaatatcaaaattaacAAGAAATTATGAAACACAAGCAATTAATTGTTAAGTATTACACAACAGCTGTTGGTGTTTAAATTCAGTTAAAAGATTTAAGCTCAGTTATTTATTTACAAGTGCAGACATATTAAAAGCAAAACAATTGTCTCATTTAGATCAACGTGATACGTAAAAGAGGGTCAACATAGAGATAAACAGAGACGCTCAAGCAGCTTCAGCAAAACCAACTCTCGAATTGCCATAGTCAAACACTGTGTGGTAGCGACCCATGAAAACATCTCCCAAGATCCTGCACCACATGACATCCAATGAGTTAATTTTTCAACTATATCCACTAGATCACtaggaaggggagccttggcgtaactggtaaagttgctgccatgtgaccaaaagatcacgggttcgagccgtagaaacagcctcttgcagaaatatagggtaaggttgcgtacaatagaccctagTGATCCGTCCCTTCTCCGGACCCCGCGTATAGCAGGAGCTTAGTGTAGCGGGCTGCCCTTGCCACTAGACCACTAGATTCTATCAGATGTATCGAAGTCAAATGAACCAGTATCCATAAATAGTACTAGTACTATTAATAGATATAACTATTTAagcataattatatatatacaaaataatattctAAGTCACCAGGGTTCTTGAATATAGAAGAACATCATACAAATAATAGTCAACTTTCTAGGGCATGCATACCGAACAATACAAAGTGTAAAGTGTGGATGGGTTGCCTTCGGGAGGTTGCCTCATCCCGAGGCGAATCGCAGGAGAGCCCCTATATTACCTTCTAAAACATTGTTATCCAAAACTCTCATCCAGTTTCAATTCTGAATATTATGTAGAAACTCAGCACTAAGATAGTTTGGAAAGACCTTTTGCAGAGCAGCAATTTGAAAGAATAATACTTGCATTTTAACGCTAGACTAAGAAGTTCCAATAGATGCTTGAAGAAAATGATTTACATTGAGGtacttaaaaagaaataattcCTCCATTTGGTACGGaatttaacaaaaaaaagaaaggcaGATCTTTTAAACTTGTGGTCTAAACAAGCCCATTttttgtggctataaatcatcatattaagggtaaaataagaTGATTAAAAATTGTTCCAAAATATAGAAAGGTATCATTCTTTACAGAATAGACAAAAAATAAAGTGCATCACATAAATTGCGACAGAGGAAGTACAACTAATTTTCTTTGAGGTGATTCATAGAAAGCTGCTTATTGTGGAATCAATCAACCATTCTAGTGAGTAGTGAGAGCGCAGGGCAAAAGGAAGAGAGGCTTACCAAAGGGGTCCACGAGGAGGAGGCACGTCTAAAGCTGTAAATCCACTGATGCACTGTGCAACAGGCCCCTCCCCAACTTGAAGGACATACTGCTCAGtaacaaacacacacacaaacaaacaaaaaaagaatgTTACCCATCTGCATATTTGCGCTTTGTCAATGTGATGTCTTATGCTAAATATTTGTCAAAGAGTGTTCTATTTTGAGACCTATATACAAAACTGAAACAGTAAAAAGCCTTCATCCTAGCGTTAAATCAAACTCGGAAAAGCATCAGTTGGTTCAATGATAGACAAAACAAGGAAATCTAAAGATTGCTCATTCTTCTTGAAACAATTGGCTGAGTTGACTATCTATGAGACACTTGTTGATAACGAAGTTGCTGTGAAGCAACTATCTAAAATGAAAGAAACCGTATCAGTAAATCGAATGAATAATTACCTGCTGTGGCGTCAGGCCAAATGTTTGATTACCAACGGTAAAGGAAACATTAGGCATGGAAGCAAGGCTGCTGCAGTCAACTGCAGATTCTCCCATTGGACTGGGCAATCGGTCACACAGCTGCAGTTGGAATTACTAAAGCCTTGAGATCCCAATTAACCAACAATCACTTTGCATAATGCATAAAATCTAACTCACCTGATTAACATAGTCGTAGATGCTATCTGCAGTTTCATTTCGTCTCATTTGGTTTTGCATCCATATCACAGCCATCTCACAAACCCTGCACATCTCATCACCCAAGCCATTTGAAGCCCCATTGTGTTTGTCCACCACACTCTCAATGATCATGCTGGCACATAGAATTAAACATTAACAATTAGTCCAGTAATACACCAATGAAGTCGAGGAAAAATGTGTTGAAACAGGCAGCAAGCTGAACCTGCAGCAACTTAAGTAACAAAAAATTGTTAACTTTTTCTCTAACAGTAATCACTAGAGAAAGATGGTGATACATTGATGAGAGAATGTGTATACTTGACCACTTCTGATTACAATCATTTCAAATGCAAAATGTTGAACTGCAGATGTGTTTAACCTCACCTAACATCCCGACTACCATCAGAAGAGCATAGACCGATTTGTGAGCAGATCTTTTGAGGCGCTGCCTGTAAAGCATAGGCAGGAAAAACAGCACTCAGATCCTAATTCAAGAAAACAGTAAATAAGCTTGTAGAAAAGTACAAAACATAATTTTCACATGTTGAGCagtacatacatacatacatatactaaTATATGTTTAGAAATTTTTGCCTATCACTATTTAATCATATTGTATTCCTCCTGATATGTCATTAGCCAGAAGGTGCAAGTAGCACGCATTGAGGATGAAATGAGAGAACGCCGCTTGAGATGGTTAGGTCATGCCTTGTGTTGCCCTATAGAGGCACTGGTGCTTAGGTGTGGAACTATGCCGAGCAAAGGTTTTGAAAAGGGATGAGATAGACCTAAAATCAAATGGAAAGAAGTCGTCTCGAAAGACCTATAAATCCTTGGAATCAATGCAGACTTAGCTAAAGATAGGGTACAACGGAAGAATAAGATCCATACATGTGATATCTCCTAGTTTGGAATAGTTTGACTTTTGGAGAACTTTTTTTGATAACTGCTTTTAGAGAACTTCcaatatcattattattattattactattaacttaattttcactttttttattTGGTATAATGATGATATGAGTTAGGCTTAAATGAATAAGTGAGGAATCATATCGCCGACCCCAACTTGTTTCGAACAATATTTCTTAAAGAACCATATGTGGATACACAATAAGTCGACACCGCTTGAAAACAGTGCAACGTAAACATTAATTGGCATGGTGATGTTACAAGCCTTGCATCCCCAGAGACCCAAACCCGTGTAAGGGCCGAAACTGTGACAATAGGCTGACACTATCTGTGCGAAACCTGCTGATACACTGCTCGGCCTCGTATGCAATTATATTTCTATAGAAAAATTTATAGAAAGAAATAGCAGATGTCATACCTTTGATTCTAGTAGATCCAATATGGTTTTTCCATATTCAGTAACTAATGACTTGCACTCCTGGCTGACGACTCCTGAAGCTCCAATCGCATGATTAATTTGAGTAATAATGGTCTGAAAAAATATGAATGACGAACATTTGTTTATTTTAAAGCATGCCGAAAGAGAATTTATTACAGACATAAGCAAGAAATCAGCATGCATCAAGAACTCAATGCTTTAAACTGAACAGCAATACAGCCATGGAGCAGCAGCTAAGTTAATAAGTCAGATGGTCCCGAAACTCCTATTGCCATGGTTATGAATAATGAGTCCTACATAAATGCCCATAAACTTAATGTACTTGATCAGGTCACTAAGCCCATACGTTTTGAATACCTTCATCCAGTAAAGAAGTGTGTATGGGTAGACGAAATAACGTAGAATTCAATCATCTTATTGTTCTTCgcaaacagagaaaaaaaaaaaaagaggacgTGTCCAGATGTGAGAATACACCTCCTGGAATTTTTTAAAGCTCTATGGAACACAGCAGTCAATGTCATTCGAGAATTCTAGGACTACATTAGATGTAAAGACCATGCCTTTATTTGTAATGTTCAACTCGGTTACTGGTTTGACCAACGTTAGCAGGTCTAAAAGAAACTTGAGGAAATCGCACTAGCCATTGACACTCCAAATAGATGCAatcagaaaatgaagaaaatattaAGACAGATTTTACACACAGCCAAATTTGATAATTCAGGTTTAGGCATGGAAGCAATGCTGCTGCAGTTTGCTCATCAAAAAAATGTTGCAGTTCTTTTAGATGTGCATGTTATCTGCTCAACATTTAATGTTAATACAAATATAATTTGTAAGTGTGGTTCTGATTCCTATTGATCATATTTTCACCAAGTAAGATACATACTGTTGGTCCTGCCAATAAGGATGTTCCAGAATCTGCAATTGCTGAACAACCACCAGAACAAAACCCTGGAGAAAACAGAATATTAACTTCACAGACTACAAGAAGGAATTTGATCTGAAAATTCAGAATCATTAATATTCACAGGCAACAACATGACCAATAAATCAAGAAATACCAGTTGTTTCACCGCCGACAAGCACGTCACCCATATCAAACTGAGAATAGGGCATACTTTAATCAGTCCAAACAAAAGCATACAGCATAGGTGCAGATAAATTTTGAgaacacaaattagaaaatcCACCTGCCAGTAGCCTTTGTGAGTTACAGGAACATATGTATGTTTACCCTTGAAATGGTTGGGATCAACTCCACCGAAAACAAGTTCACCCCCTTCTTCCTCTTGAGCATTCCGATTGAACCAGAATGAGAATACAGGTTTCTTAACAAGACCTTGATTTACCATATTGTACCTAGAGAGTATATCATATATGTTTCAGGACTTGGTGAATCAAGCAAGACTAGAGTTTAGAAGGACATAACAGATCAAAAGAAGTAAATGGGAACCAACCATGAAATTGAGGACATAAAAAAGAAAATCTAGCAAACTTAAAATTGAAATCTATGAAAATCACCTTGAAACTAAAAAATTATACtaataaatatttttcgaaatgaaaaaaaaaaattatcgtAAATATATGAATAGCATACCAGACGGGGACGGATTTCCCCACGGATATCTCTTGAAATCCAAGACCAAGAATACCATCAAACTTGGCTGCCAAAAAGGTGATGCCTGGTTCTCGAGTTGCCTCGATAAAGTCCTACTCCAAAAGGAAGGTTAAGAAAGAACTCACGGAGTTGATGCAAAACACTTCAGTTCAATATTTACCTGATCTTTGACAATAAGATCACCAACTTTCACATTGTCGTTGCTAAAGTATCCAGAAATAGATCCAGTTCCATAGCGAATTGCAGCAGATGTGCCTGTATCAAGAATAAATTGATTGATATTATGAAAAAACTACTTTCATGCGTTCACAAGAATAAGTAGCCAACAAGAAAAGAGCTTCGTCTTCGCTTCTAATACACTATCAAGTATCAACAATTGCGAAGCTTAGTCTTGAATACTTATAGTCTCTCCCCGAGAGATGATTATCAACTGTCCACCTTTTTATAATTAATCCTATTAGGACATGTCACAGGGCAAGCATTTGATTTTCTCGCAGTGTTTAATGGTTTTCCATCATTTTATCAGATATTAACATATACAAAGATAGGATGTTCACCATTGGAGATGTGAAGGCACCAACTCACCAACTTTTTTATGGTACATGGTGTCTCGCAAGCTCCTTTTTTTAAATATAGGAGGAAACTCAGACTAACTGCATTAGTGTCTGAGCAATGCTAAAAGAAAAGCATT
Proteins encoded in this window:
- the LOC107828978 gene encoding cyprosin-like precursor (The RefSeq protein has 1 substitution compared to this genomic sequence); amino-acid sequence: MGTRYGACLSALCLLLLLSPMVFSVSNDGLIRVGIKKRKLDQINQAFGGIDSNGANSARTYHLGGNIGDSDTDIIALKNYLDAQYFGEICIGSPPQKFTVIFDTGSSNLWVPSARCYFSLACYLHPKYKSSHSSTYKKNGTSAAIRYGTGSISGYFSNDNVKVGDLIVKDQDFIEATREPGITFLAAKFDGILGLGFQEISVGKSVPVWYNMVNQGLVKKPVFSFWFNRNAQEEEGGELVFGGVDPNHFKGKHTYVPVTHKGYWQFDMGDVLVGGETTGFCSGGCSAIADSGTSLLAGPTTIITQINHVIGASGVVSQECKSLVTEYGKTILDLLESKAAPQKICSQIGLCSSDGSRDVSMIIESVVDKHNGASNGLGDEMCRVCEMAVIWMQNQMRRNETADSIYDYVNQLCDRLPSPMGESAVDCSSLASMPNVSFTVGNQTFGLTPQQYVLQVGEGPVAQCISGFTALDVPPPRGPLWILGDVFMGRYHTVFDYGNSRVGFAEAA
- the LOC107828978 gene encoding cyprosin-like isoform X1, whose amino-acid sequence is MCHAVLSMGTRYGACLSALCLLLLLSPMVFSVSNDGLIRVGIKKRKLDQINQAFGGIDSNGANSARTYHLGGNIGDSDTDIIALKNYLDAQYFGEICIGSPPQKFTVIFDTGSSNLWVPSARCYFSLACYLHPKYKSSHSSTYKKNGTSAAIRYGTGSISGYFSNDNVKVGDLIVKDQDFIEATREPGITFLAAKFDGILGLGFQEISVGKSVPVWYNMVNQGLVKKPVFSFWFNRNAQEEEGGELVFGGVDPNHFKGKHTYVPVTHKGYWQFDMGDVLVGGETTGFCSGGCSAIADSGTSLLAGPTTIITQINHAIGASGVVSQECKSLVTEYGKTILDLLESKAAPQKICSQIGLCSSDGSRDVSMIIESVVDKHNGASNGLGDEMCRVCEMAVIWMQNQMRRNETADSIYDYVNQLCDRLPSPMGESAVDCSSLASMPNVSFTVGNQTFGLTPQQYVLQVGEGPVAQCISGFTALDVPPPRGPLWILGDVFMGRYHTVFDYGNSRVGFAEAA